CGATGACGGCGATGCCAAGCTGGCTGGGCTCCACGGGGTCGTTCTTCAGGTACTTCACGTCGTACAGGCGCTGGATGATGCTCGCGCGCGTGGACTTGGTGCCCAGGTTGCACTTCTCCATCTCCTGGATCAGGCGGCCCTGGCTGTAGCGCGCCGGCGGCTCCGTCTGCTTCGCCTCGAGCGCCATGTCGCTCACGTCGCACGAGTCGCCCACGGCAAGCTGCGGCAGCTGCTCGTCCTTGCGCAGGCCAAACGGGTAGGCGCGGCGGAAGCCCGGCTTCACCAGCACCGTGCCGGACGCGACAAACGGCTCGCCGTTCACGTCGAAGCTGAACTTGGTGCTCTCGCTCACGGACGGCTCCATGAGCGTCGCAAGGAAGCGCCGCGCGATGAGGTTGTACAGCTTCCACGCGGCGCCGTCCAGGCGGTCGGGGTCGGCCGCCGCCGTGGGATAGATGGGCGGGTGGTCCGTGGTCTCCTGCTTGCCGCGCGTGGCCGTGAGCTTGGGAAGGGCGAGAAGATCGTTGCATACCGGGCGGTAGTTTGGCACCTGGGCGAGCGTCCTCACGCAGTCGCGCAGGTCGAGCGACTTGGGGTACACCGTGTTGTCGACGCGCGGATACGAGATGAGGCCGTCCATGTACAGCGACTCCGCGAGGCGCATGGCGCGCGCCGGGCTGATGCCCTCCGCCGCGGCGGCCGTCTGAAGCGACGTGGTGTTGAACGGTGCAGGCGGCCTCGTGGTGCGGCTCTTGCGCTCCACGTTCGTGACCGTGGCCGTGGTGGCGTCCCGGACGTGGCTCCAGGCAAGGTCCGCCGCGGCCTTCTCCTTGAAGCGGGCCGTGGCGTGGGTCGTCTTGAACGAGTGGGACTCGTCCGAGTCGCCCGCGGGCGCCATCCTGCCCGAAATCACCCAGTAGTCCTCCGGCACGAACGCCTGGCGCTCGCGCTCCTTCTGCACCACAAGGGCGAGCGTGGGGGTCTGGACGCGACCGGCGGAGCGCACGTGGCCCAGGCCGCTGAAGCGCGCCATCGTGAGGTAGCGCGTGAGCACGGCGCCCCAGATGAGGTCGATGTACTGGCGCGACTCGCCAGCGTCCGCAAGGTCCTGGTCGAGGTCGACGAGGTTCGCGAACGCATGGTCGATCTCGGCCTTCGTGAACGCGGAGTAGCGGGCACGCGACACCGGCGTGTCGGGCGCGACCTCGCGCATCTGGCGCAGCGCATCAGAGCCGATGAGCTCGCCCTCGCGGTCGAAGTCCGTGCCGATCACGATGGAGTCCGCCTTCGCGGCGAGGTTCTTGAGCGAGCGGATGATGCCCTTCTCGGCGGGGACCTTTTCGATGGGGGCCCACACGAGGTACGGCAGGCTCGGCACCTTCCAGCCCTTGATGTCGATTCCGTCCTTCAAAAACGGCTTGCGCTTGGTCTCATACGGGGGGCGCGGAAGGTCGTCCGGAATGTGCGCGGGGATGACCTCGCCCTCCGCCGTGACGGCCCACCAGCCCTCCTTCTTGCTGTAGTGCAGCTCGTGGGCGAAGTCGGGCGCCATGATGTGACCGCGCAGGCCTATGGTGACCCACTCCTCCCCGTCGTGCTTGAAGCGGTAGACGGGAGTGTCGTACACCTTGCCGGCCTCCGGCTTGCCCACGGTGGAGAGCAAGCGGGCTATCTGCTGGGCGGCATCGTTCTTCTCGGTAACAACGAGCTTCAATCTATCCCCCGGTTTCGAGTCTTCGTCTTGCGGTGCGACCGCGCGTGCGCGCGGGGCATGCGTCTTGCCGTTATACCCGAAAGGCGCCTTGCGGCGCCCATCGGTCGGTCAGTAGTGGCAAAACACTAGATTATCAGCGCTTAGCGAGCCGTTGTGCGCGGCGGGCGCTAAAGCTTCGACATCTCTTCCTCGTACTTGTGCTCCTGGTACTCCTCGCGCGTCCACTTGAGGGACTCCTTGCCGTCGCGGGCAACAAGCACGTAGCGGGCGATGGCGAGCGCAACCTCGTACAAGCCGATGAGTGCCGCGAACATGAGGACCATCGTGACGGGCGAGGCATCGGGCGTCACGACGGCCGAGA
This sequence is a window from Parafannyhessea umbonata. Protein-coding genes within it:
- a CDS encoding DNA topoisomerase I: MKLVVTEKNDAAQQIARLLSTVGKPEAGKVYDTPVYRFKHDGEEWVTIGLRGHIMAPDFAHELHYSKKEGWWAVTAEGEVIPAHIPDDLPRPPYETKRKPFLKDGIDIKGWKVPSLPYLVWAPIEKVPAEKGIIRSLKNLAAKADSIVIGTDFDREGELIGSDALRQMREVAPDTPVSRARYSAFTKAEIDHAFANLVDLDQDLADAGESRQYIDLIWGAVLTRYLTMARFSGLGHVRSAGRVQTPTLALVVQKERERQAFVPEDYWVISGRMAPAGDSDESHSFKTTHATARFKEKAAADLAWSHVRDATTATVTNVERKSRTTRPPAPFNTTSLQTAAAAEGISPARAMRLAESLYMDGLISYPRVDNTVYPKSLDLRDCVRTLAQVPNYRPVCNDLLALPKLTATRGKQETTDHPPIYPTAAADPDRLDGAAWKLYNLIARRFLATLMEPSVSESTKFSFDVNGEPFVASGTVLVKPGFRRAYPFGLRKDEQLPQLAVGDSCDVSDMALEAKQTEPPARYSQGRLIQEMEKCNLGTKSTRASIIQRLYDVKYLKNDPVEPSQLGIAVIEALTEYAPHITSPDMTAELESDMTEVARGEETQTEVVDHSRALLASMVGPLIEHKDDLGEAIADAVTADAKVGVCPKCGKDLVMKTSAKNHSSFIGCMGWPDCDVTYPVPKGRVQAIEGEKGVCPVCHAPRVKVQPFRQRAYEICVNPACPTNREPDVVVGECAACAAAGRHGDLVAHKSERTGKRFIRCTNYEECGTSYPLPQRGELHATGEVCPECGAPIVEVVTQRGPWRICVNMDCPGRKKKEESKAARGTKRSGAKKATAKKTAARKTTAKKSTAKKSTARKAPAKKTTAADSED